A stretch of the Zeugodacus cucurbitae isolate PBARC_wt_2022May chromosome 6, idZeuCucr1.2, whole genome shotgun sequence genome encodes the following:
- the LOC105215619 gene encoding uncharacterized protein LOC105215619, with protein sequence MESENALRRCVIKANERNLRHLSRTVSDKHLIMWPSHTQRLFMALQYLLRLACILLALNICGAHSLPLLVQAAPSLAWHNSNLNDVRTNGTHSIGPTWPPNLQHIDIWSAVELPSYAAAQMAEDEDEPEVQSLQAIEGFQYAGANFEDSYDGLSSGLNGTQVEQKSGCKPKRGKDTIEKHLESKDTLDVPNNRQNRVIHLFPVPVDGECLSDDGRRIGNCFNIYECRAKGGIAKGDCAMGFGVCCIFIASCNTTISNNVTYLVSPQFPSFMPSNYSAPCNYKIKLMSDEVSQLRIDFYHFSMGQPNRRSGVCDGDVFAVNGGPSGALSLCGQNSGQHIYYEVGGAAAPRQTLFGNLRPLTFSQLYPNSSGGATPTIEIVMNFTQRFQPIRLWEIRIAQIPFSQRAPVGCLQYHTGTEGIIQTFNFAENGRHLANQNYRICMRQEQAMCSIMYQPCDEQSFRIGPGSAGEPGMLNMGAPALMMDPMLAGVMNMNSMMGGGGGATGAVLNDSPTMDAMPTMQSTVLADDPNMLQMMDATTTIAATMSTAASSDATTTTAVAMMDASTTATDSSAATMATEAASSSAAAPSSTEVTTAAPAASEMPAASSETPVSSSSATTLDTRSSTTPATTVATSTLSDEIADEGSGGGDTDPIAGAPTRRPGPVRGGFDLLGFLRSAFDFNSFRRNSRQLGEKSTLSSGYKRQLDEKSTLSSGYKRPAKRARQLYSRCTDRLTMPCIVEDFIGMGPLGTPTLPGCEPVHCGSQFCSSGVWPCRIESTVTPFYIGVHFGSGLGKGSAEDNIGACLRYQQVECM encoded by the exons ATGGAAAGTGAAAACGCGCTGAGGCGCTGTGTCATCAAGGCAAACGAAAGGAATTTACGTCATTTAAGCAGAACTGTGTCAGATAAACACTTGATAATGTGGCCTTCACATACTCAACGGCTGTTTATGGCACTGCAGTATTTGCTGCGCTTGGCCTGCATTTTATTGGCGCTAAATATTTGCGGTGCGCACTCATTACCGTTGCTGGTGCAAGCTGCGCCCAGTCTTGCTTGGCACAATTCGAATTTGAACGATGTGCGCACAAATGGAACGCACAGCATCGGCCCCACTTGGCCGCCTAACCTACAGCACATCGATATTTGGAGCGCTGTGGAGCTGCCGAGCTACGCTGCCGCGCAGATGGCCGAGGATGAGGACGAGCCGGAAGTGCAGTCGCTGCAAGCTATTGAGGGCTTTCAATATGCGGGCGCTAATTTCGAGGACTCTTATGATGGTTTATCCAGCGGACTTAACGGTACACAAGTGGAGCAGAAATCGGGCTGTAAACCAAAGCGCG GGAAAGATACCATTGAAAAACACTTGGAAAGTAAAGACACACTGGACGTGCCAAACAATCGTCAAAATCGCG TGATCCACCTGTTTCCTGTGCCTGTCGACGGCGAATGTCTCTCGGATGATGGACGACGCATCGGCAATTGCTTCAACATATACGAATGCCGGGCCAAAGGAGGGATTGCGAAAGGCGATTGCGCCATGGGTTTTGGTGTATGTTGCATAT TCATCGCCAGTTGCAACACCACCATTAGCAATAACGTTACCTATCTGGTGTCGCCGCAGTTCCCCAGCTTCATGCCGAGCAATTATAGCGCACCGTGCAACTACAAAATCAAACTTATGAGCGATGAGGTCAGTCAGCTGCGCATTGACTTCTATCACTTCTCAATGGGACAACCGAATCGACGCAGTGGCGTTTGCGACGGTGATGTGTTTGCGGTCAATGGAGGTCCAAGTGGCGCGCTGTCCTTGTGTGGACAAAACAGCGGACAGCACA TCTATTACGAAGTGGGTGGCGCTGCTGCACCGCGTCAAACACTCTTTGGTAATCTACGTCCACTCACCTTTAGTCAACTGTACCCGAATAGCAGTGGCGGTGCGACGCCGACTATTGAGATCGTCATGAATTTCACGCAACGTTTTCAACCCATACGTCTCTGGGAGATACGAATTGCGCAAATTCCATTCAGTCAGCGCGCGCCAGTCGGTTGCTTGCAGTACCACACGGGCACCGAAGGCATCATACAG ACTTTCAATTTCGCGGAGAATGGTCGTCATTTGGCCAACCAGAACTATCGCATCTGCATGCGTCAGGAGCAGGCTATGTGTTCTATTATGTACCAGCCTTGCGATGAGCAGTCATTTCGCATTGGACCAGGCAGCGCCGGGGAACCAGGCATGCTGAATATGGGAGCGCCAGCGTTAATGATGGATCCGATGTTGGCCGGGGTGATGAACATGAACAGCATGAtgggtggcggtggtggtgcaACTGGCGCTGTTCTCAACGACAGTCCAACGATGGATGCCATGCCAACAATGCAGTCGACCGTGCTGGCCGATGATCCTAATATGTTGCAAATGATggatgccacaacaacaatagcggcaACGATGTCGACCGCCGCTTCATCGGATGCTACCACAACTACTGCTGTCGCGATGATGGATGCCAGCACAACAGCAACGGACAGTAGCGCCGCTACTATGGCAACAGAGGCTGCTAGTAGCAGCGCGGCAGCGCCAAGCAGCACGGAAGTTACAA ccgCCGCGCCAGCTGCCTCCGAAATGCCCGCTGCTTCATCGGAAACGCcggtcagcagcagcagcgccacCACATTAGACACTCGCAGCAGCACCACGCCGGCAACGACTGTCGCTACTTCAACGCTCAGTGACGAAATCGCGGATGAAGGCTCCGGCGGAGGTGATACCGACCCAATAGCCGGCGCGCCAACGCGTCGACCCGGACCCGTGCGTGGTGGTTTCGATTTGCTCGGTTTCCTGCGTAGCGCATTCGACTTCAACAGCTTTCGACGCAATAGCCGACAGTTGGGTGAGAAGAGCACACTTAGCAGTGGTTATAAGAGACAGTTGGATGAGAAGAGCACACTTAGCAGTGGTTACAAGAGACCAGCGAAGCGCGCGCGTCAGCTATATTCGCGCTGCACCGATCGTCTCACCATGCCGTGTATTGTCGAAGACTTCATTGGCATGGGTCCGCTGGGCACGCCAACATTGCCAGGCTGCGAGCCGGTACATTGTGGCTCACAATTCTGCTCCAGCGGCGTGTGGCCATGCCGCATCGAATCAACAGTGACGCCTTTCTACATTGGCGTGCATTTCGGCAGCGGTTTAGGCAAGGGTAGCGCGGAGGATAATATTGGCGCTTGTTTGCGCTATCAGCAGGTGGAATGCATGTGA